The genomic DNA tACAAAAACAGATTGGACAAACAAGTGTTAAACCTGAGGGCTATGGAGACAAAGCTCAGGGGCAAACCcggatgtgaaaaaaaaaaaaaaaaaaaaaaaaaaaacagaaaagaaaagaaaatggaagaaaaataaaccagaaagaGAACACATAAGCAGGAAGAAGGTTTAAAGCAAAGGGGACAGGAGAAAACAGGGCAAGAAGAATGAAAATGTTGCATCAGGGTCATGCTAGGGGATGCCCTTGTGAATCTTACACGTTGGTACCAGAGTACATAAAATCAGCCAGATATGCTAGCAGGTTGAAGCCAGTCAAGACCGCCACTGCCAGTCGGCGATCCCAGGCACACACTGAGTGGGGATGTTTGTACTGACAGTTCGCATCCGTTGCTCTGTGGGGCTGGCCATGAAACACCTCATTGAACTGGTAGAGGGGCCAGATGACAATGGCGGTAGTGTACATGAGGACAGAAACGAAGGCCAAGCTTTTCAAGAAGgtggggaagggaatggggatGATGTTGGTCCAATTCCCCAGTTTCAGTATGATGGCCACCATGGTTAGGATGAAGCATATGGCGTACACAGCCACACACCACTCCAGGGCAGGTTCAAGCTTGTACAGGCGTGGGTTGTTGATGAAGAGAAAGATGACACATGCTACAAAGGTCTCAACGACCTTGAGCCGCCCGGGCACAGTGGCCATGTAGCCAGCTATCCCACCAGGCCTTGCTTGAGCCCAGGTCACTTCCGTTGCATAGGCCACACAGGCGATGCAGGAGAAGACTGTGGCCACGATAGCACGATTTCTGTCAGATCCATAAGCCAAAAACTGCACATAGGTGACAGGGTAGATGATGGAAGACGTCAGACAGAAGAAGACAGCATAGTTGGCGCAGGTGATGGAGAAATCCAGCCAAGACAGGGGGACACGGCTCAGGAAACCACTCAGTTCTATGATGAGGATCAACAGGGTCATGGAGAAGCAGAAGCACCAGGAGAACATGCACCAGTTACCCATGGGGCCCATCCAGTTACGTCCGTGGGCCACTAGTGAGAAAGCCAAGCAGGTAGATAACAGTTGGCACAGACGGAGAAGGCCCAGTGGCCGGATCAGGGCCCGACTGGAGCCCACAACAGTCAAAGACTCCAGGCCAGGTGATGCCGAGGTCTTGATGGTCGTTTGGGTCACCATTACCGTTCCGGGCGTGACAGACATTAAACTGAGCAACTGACGGTTCCAGATTGTGAAGTTCCGGGTTGTAAAGAGATACTGAATAACACACTTGACAAATGTTGGTAAGAATACATCCACAGACTGTGGCTTCTGAAGTTGTTCATGCCGTTGGCCTTTGAAAGTGTCTCAGTGCCAAAGCATACCTGTTCTCTCTAGCTGTGTCTTAGTCAGTTACATGTATGTGTTAAAGGTGGTAGGGGTTGAGGGCAGTATGTCGTATACTTCCCCTttaagtaaagagaaaaaaactctGGCAGTCAATAATTTACAGCATCCGCTTGAAGCTTTAAGCACAGACCCAGAGTTCCAAGGATAGGCTTGGATATGGTACAACAATTTTGATCAGTATTGCTAAAATCCCACTATTCTAGTCCATACTAAAGGAGGCAAGAGATGGATGAATGCCTTTTCTCCCCACTCCTTTCTGTGTATCAaactacaaaaagacaaa from Cricetulus griseus strain 17A/GY chromosome 1 unlocalized genomic scaffold, alternate assembly CriGri-PICRH-1.0 chr1_0, whole genome shotgun sequence includes the following:
- the LOC100754329 gene encoding myeloid-associated differentiation marker, whose protein sequence is MVTQTTIKTSASPGLESLTVVGSSRALIRPLGLLRLCQLLSTCLAFSLVAHGRNWMGPMGNWCMFSWCFCFSMTLLILIIELSGFLSRVPLSWLDFSITCANYAVFFCLTSSIIYPVTYVQFLAYGSDRNRAIVATVFSCIACVAYATEVTWAQARPGGIAGYMATVPGRLKVVETFVACVIFLFINNPRLYKLEPALEWCVAVYAICFILTMVAIILKLGNWTNIIPIPFPTFLKSLAFVSVLMYTTAIVIWPLYQFNEVFHGQPHRATDANCQYKHPHSVCAWDRRLAVAVLTGFNLLAYLADFMYSGTNV